From the Planifilum fulgidum genome, one window contains:
- a CDS encoding acetyl-CoA C-acetyltransferase, with product MREAVIVAGVRTAVGKAHKGTLKNTRPDELGAAVVRELMRRVPQVDPKEVEDVIMGCAMPEGEQGLNIARIIAVRAGLPTEVPGMTVNRFCSSGLQTIAMAAEKIMCGFADVVIAGGVESMSMVPMTGYKPSPNPYLMEHYPQIYMSMGHTAEEVARRFGISREDQDRFAVESHRKAHKAIQEGKFKDEIVPVTVKERFIGEDGKLQEKEIVFDTDEGVRPDTSLEVLAKLKPVFRVDGTVTAGNSSQTSDGAAAVMVMSAEKAEQLGVKPIAVYRSFAVGGVDPDIMGIGPVVAVPKALKLAGLTLDQVDLVELNEAFASQSLEVIRRLELNPEIVNVNGGAIALGHPLGCTGAKLTVSILNELARRKQKIGVVTMCIGGGMGAAGVFEMVS from the coding sequence ATGCGCGAAGCAGTGATCGTGGCGGGAGTCCGCACGGCTGTCGGGAAAGCCCACAAGGGCACGCTGAAGAACACCCGCCCCGATGAACTGGGAGCCGCCGTCGTCAGGGAACTGATGCGCCGGGTTCCCCAGGTGGATCCCAAGGAAGTGGAAGATGTGATCATGGGATGCGCCATGCCGGAAGGGGAGCAGGGGCTGAACATCGCCCGGATCATCGCGGTCCGCGCCGGCCTTCCCACGGAGGTTCCGGGGATGACCGTCAACCGGTTCTGCTCCTCCGGCCTGCAGACGATCGCCATGGCCGCGGAAAAGATCATGTGCGGCTTCGCCGACGTGGTGATCGCCGGCGGCGTGGAGAGCATGAGCATGGTGCCGATGACGGGCTACAAGCCCTCCCCCAACCCCTACCTGATGGAGCACTATCCTCAGATCTACATGTCGATGGGGCACACGGCCGAGGAAGTGGCCAGAAGGTTCGGCATCTCCCGGGAGGATCAGGACCGCTTTGCCGTGGAAAGCCACCGGAAGGCCCACAAGGCGATCCAGGAAGGAAAGTTTAAGGACGAGATCGTTCCGGTCACCGTCAAGGAGCGGTTCATCGGTGAAGACGGCAAACTGCAGGAGAAGGAGATCGTCTTCGACACCGACGAGGGGGTCCGCCCCGACACCTCGCTGGAGGTGCTGGCCAAACTGAAGCCCGTCTTCCGGGTGGACGGAACCGTCACCGCGGGGAACTCCTCCCAGACCAGCGACGGGGCCGCCGCCGTGATGGTGATGTCGGCGGAGAAGGCCGAGCAGCTGGGCGTAAAACCCATCGCCGTCTATCGTTCCTTCGCCGTCGGCGGCGTCGATCCCGACATCATGGGCATCGGGCCGGTGGTGGCCGTTCCCAAGGCGCTGAAGCTGGCGGGGCTGACGCTGGATCAGGTGGATCTCGTCGAACTGAACGAAGCCTTCGCCTCCCAGTCGCTGGAGGTGATTCGCCGGCTCGAGCTGAATCCGGAGATTGTGAACGTCAACGGCGGCGCGATCGCGCTGGGTCACCCGCTGGGCTGCACCGGCGCCAAACTGACGGTGTCGATCCTCAATGAGCTGGCCCGCCGCAAGCAGAAAATCGGCGTCGTCACCATGTGCATCGGCGGCGGCATGGGCGCGGCCGGCGTGTTTGAAATGGTATCCTGA